Genomic DNA from Lactococcus garvieae:
ATTTTTGAATTTCTTTATTGACAATGTAATAGTCTTTGGGTAATTTCTTTACCTTGGCTTGTAAGGCAAGCCAATCTTTTTTTCCGTCTATTATTTCTTGCAGGTTCATTTTACCCTCTTCCTAGTTTTTTCATCACACTACGATTGAGCTGCTCCCGACATTTGTCTCTGTAGGACTGATTTGGGATTGGCTTGCGCTGATCGAAGAGCTCTGCAACAAAAGCTTCCTTATCCTCTCCAATCACAGCTGATACATCCTCTTGATCTGAAGCTGTTTCTTCAAAAAAGTCCAGTAGGCTAGATAAGATGGGTATAAGGTTTCTCCCTGTCAAATCACTGTATCTTTGGATTTCGGTATCCAAGTCCGCCCATATATTTTGATAAGACTCTGGCAAGTAAGCGACGCGTTTTTCAAAATCCGCTCTAGCAGTAGTCATATCTCTGCCTGTAATTCTATCCCAAAAATTCATTGTAGTCTCCTTATCTCAGAAAGTTTATCTGAAATGAAATCCCACCTCGTCCAAAAGGCTTCGAGTTCTTTCTCTCCTGCTTCATTAAGCTTGAAAAACTTTCGCGCTGGCCCTTTTTCAGAAGCTTTTTTTTCTGTTTCAAGTAGTTTTTGCCGCTCAAGTCTGGAAGTTATAGTATAAACAGTCCCCTCAACCACATCAGTGAAGCCCTGTTCTTTTAACTTTTGTGTGATAGCATAACCATAAGTTTCTCCTTGGCTTATAATTTGCATTACACACCCTTCCAAAACGCCTTTCAGCATTTCTGTGTTATTTTCCATTGTTCCTCCAACTATTATGTATTACTAAGTACAACTATATAGTAACACATAATAGATAAAAAGAAAAATAAAATACTTTTCAGCTTATTTTCAAATTTCTATATAAATAATTTGACATATCAACTCATAATGGTAAAATAGTAAAAATTATGAAAGAGGTTCTAGAGACTTGAAACAAGAAACAACTTTTGCTAACGCTAAATTTTCCAACCCTTTTATGAATGCTTCTGGCGTTCACTGTATGACCATTGAGGATTTGAAAGACTTAGAAAAATCTGATGCTGGTGCATACATTACAAAAAGTTCAACCCTAGAAAAAAGAGAAGGTAACCCTTCTCCTCGTTATGTCGATCTCGAGTTAGGCAGTATTAACTCTATGGGACTTCCTAACTTAGGCTTTCACTATTATTTAGATTATGTTTTAGAAGTACAAGAGAATCAAGACTCACCTATTTTTTTCTCAATCGCTGGGATGAGTAAAGAAGAAAATATCGAAATGTTAAAAGCTATCCAAGAAAGTCGTTTTTCTGGTATCACAGAGCTTAACCTTTCATGTCCAAATGTCCCAGGTAAACCGCAACTTGCCTATGACTTTCAAGCTACAGAAGAACTTTTGGAAAAAGTTTTTACTCTCTTTGATAAACCTCTCGGTGTAAAACTCCCACCTTACTTTGATTTGGTTCATTTCGACCAAATGGCAGAAATACTCAATAAGTTTCCACTGACTTATGTTAACTCTGTCAACAGCATTGGCAATGCCCTTTTCATTGATGCTGAGGAAGAATCCGTAGTGATTAAACCTAAAGAAGGTTTTGGTGGTATCGGTGGTCAATATATCAAACCTACTGCTTTAGCGAATGTGCGTGCGTTCTACACACGTCTTAAACCAGAGATTCAAATCATCGGTACTGGGGGTATCGAAACAGGACAAGATGCTTTTGAACATCTACTCTGCGGAGCTACTATGTTACAAATCGGTACGGCCTTGCACAAAGAAGGCCCAGCGATTTTCACCCGAATCAGTAACGAATTACAAGAAATCATGGACAAGAAAGGCTATAAGTCCATTGATGAGTTTCGAGGTAAACTTAAAAGCCTATAATATATTTACTTACTAAAAACCAAGGTTACCCTTGGTTTTTTTCTTCTATTTATAGGCTCACCCACAAAACGTTTGACTTTTTGTAGCTTACCCTGTAAAATATTACTTACCTAGACTTACGACTAAACTTTTTTCATTTTTTATTTATTGCCCTTCCATCTAGATGCTAATTACAGAGCAGGAAGAAAAACAATACTTACAGAAGGAAAGCTAAAATATGCTAAGCAGCGAAACTTAATTCAGTATAAACTGCTCTTTTTATTGTACCCAAATTTTCAAAACTCAAAAAATGCTATCGACACCAAGGGAATCTTGGGCGCCAACAGTAGCTCACTGTGAACTTTAAAAACAAGGGAAAAAAATGTTAAACATTCAAAATTTATCCGTCGAATATAAAGGTAATACAGCCTTAGATCATATATCCTTGCAGGTTCCTCTAGGAACTTGTACGGGCATCATCGGCCCTAATGGCGCTGGAAAATCAACGTTAATGAAAAGTATCTTAGAAATGGTTCCTACCAAATCTGGTACCGTAACAATTAACGATACACCTGTCAAAGATCTCAAAAGAAAGATTGCTTATGTCGCACAACGTAGTGAGATTGATCTGAGCTTTCCTATCACCGTTTTTGACACTGTGCTGACTGGGACTTATCCCAACTTGAAACTTTTTCAAAAACCCCGTAAAAAGGAAAAAGAAAAAGCGAGTCAAGCTTTGCATCGCTTGGGACTTGATGAATTTAAAGATAGACAAATAAGTGCTTTATCTGGAGGACAGCTTCAGCGCGTCTTTATCGCACGCGCTTTAGCACAAGAAGCGGACTTTTATTTTTTAGACGAGCCTTTTGTTGGTATCGACATGGTCAGTGAAAAGATTATTGTCAAAATTCTTGAAGAATTGCGTCAAGCTGGAAAGACAATAATCATCGTCCACCATAATCTTCATAACGTAAAAGAATATTTTGACTATCTGGTTATTCTCAATAAAACATTAATCAGTGCAAACTACACTGCAGAAAGTTTTACAAATGATAATCTTCAAAAAGCCTATGGGGATTCCTTAGGTGATATCGTCATAAAAGAAAGCGAGGTCTGAAACAAAATGAATATTCTTTTTTCACTTTCTGATCTTACGGGACTCAGTGTAACTATGCTGAGTGCCTTTATCGCTTCTATCTTGCTTGGAATTATTTCAGGAATTTTAGGAAGTTTCATTGTCCTTCGACGTCTGTCCCTCATGGGCGATGCCTTATCGCATGCTGTCTTGCCAGGTGTTGCTATTTCTTATATGTTAGGTATAAATGTATTGATTGGAGCAACCCTATCAGGGATTTTGGGAGCTATTCTAATTCAGTTCATCATTAAGCATAGTAATTTAAAAACCGACGCTTCGATTGGGATTATTCTGAGTAGTTTCTTTGCTTTGGGGATTATTCTAATCACTAAAGCAGAGAGTGGGGTTGATTTGAATCATATTCTCTTTGGGAATATTTTGGCAGTCACACCACACGAACTCTTGCAATCTTTTATCTTACTGCTTGTCGTTGTGATTATTGTGAAACTCTTCTTCAAAGAACTTTTAATCACTTCTTTTGATCCTACAATGTCTAAAGCTTATGGTTTGAATAATACCTTTTATCACTATCTCTTGATGATTCTTCTCACACTGTTTACAATTTCGGCCTTATCACAAGTCGGAATTGTACTCGTGGTTGCCATGTTGATTATTCCTGCTTCTATCTCTTATTTGTGGGTAAATACCCTTCCACGGATGATTGCTCTATCTTCTCTTTTAGGTGTACTCTTCGGGATAATTGGAGTCCTCCTTAGTTTCCAATACGACTTACCCACAAGCGCAACCATTGTTATTGTTGGTGCACTCACTTTTGCCTTCTCGTTTTTTCTCAGTCCAAGAAATGAATTTATCCGCTATACTCAGAAAGGAAATTAAATATGAAACTCAGACGACTCTCCTATGTCGCTCTCTTAGCCTCGCTTCTCTTGCTCCTCACCGCTTGTACGTCTAAAAAAGAAACAAAAGATTCCTCAAACAAGCTGAAAGTTGTGACCACTTATTCCATCATCGCTGATATTGTTGAAAATGTTGGAAAAGAGCATGTGGATGTGTATAGTATGGTTCCACGGGGAACAGACCCGCACTTGTATGATCCTAAACCCAAAGACACTCAAGCCGTGGAAAAGGCTGATCTTGTCTTTTACAACGGCCTCAATCTTGAGACAGGAAAAGGTTGGTTTGATAAGCTGATTAAAAATAGCCGTAAAGAAGAGAACAGCTTCATGGTAAGTCAAGGTGTCACACCAATTTCCTTAAGTGAAAAAGGTAAGGAAAGCGAAGAAGACCCACATGCGTGGCTTAATATTCAGAATGGGATTACCTATGCCCAAAACATCGAAAAAGAGCTTTCAAAGAAAGACCCTCAAAATAAAGATGCCTACCAAAAGAATCTCAAAACATACACCGATAAGTTACAAAAGCTAGATACTGAAGCAAAGCAAAAAATAGCGACGATTCCTGAGCAAGACCGTATCTTAGTCACAAGTGAAGGTGCTTTTAAATACTTCGCTCAACAATACGGCCTAACCGCTGAATATATATGGGAAATTAATACCGATAATCAAGGGACACCTTCTCAAATGACACGAATAAATAATATCGTCAAAGACAAAGATGTAAAAGCCCTTTTTGTCGAGACCAGCGTTTCTCCAAAAACTATGGAGTCCGTAGCAAGACAAACTGGTGTAAATATTTACTCAAAAATCTTTACGGATTCACTGGCGGATAAAGGCCAAGAAGGAGATACCTACTATGATATGTTGAAATGGAACATTGATCATATCACAGATGGATTGAGTGGCAAGTAATCTATCTTTGCAAAAAATAAAGTCATCCTTCTTGGATGGCTTTATTTTTATAGTTATTACTAAAGGTCAGTTTAGCAACGAATAAGTCACCCGTAACTTCTACTTCAAATTGACCTCCCATAAGTTCAACTAAGTTTTTAGAAATGTATAAACCTAAACCATGCCCTTCCTGAAAACGTGCACGATCTCCACGGATAAATTGCTCTGTGAGTTCTGAGCTTTCTATCTCTATAGGATCTTTGGATGTGTTTTTTATATAGATATATACTTGTTCATCTTTTTCCTTAACCTCAAGAAAGACGCGCGTTTTTTCAAGGCTGTATTTCAAACTATTTCCCAAAACATTTTCAATAACTCTATAGAAGTGCTCACTGTCTATGTTTAAAAAACAGGGGTTGTCTGCTAAGCGAAGAATAAGTGTAAGTTGCTTTTCTAGAAAATCATCCTCAAACTCTCCAGCAATTTGTCCCAGCATTTCTGTCACATCTACTTGTTCCAAATTTAGCTGAACATTGCCTGTCCCAATCTTTGAAGCTTCAAGCAAATCCGTAATCAGATGTTTTAAACGAAGTGATTTTC
This window encodes:
- a CDS encoding DUF1048 domain-containing protein, translated to MNFWDRITGRDMTTARADFEKRVAYLPESYQNIWADLDTEIQRYSDLTGRNLIPILSSLLDFFEETASDQEDVSAVIGEDKEAFVAELFDQRKPIPNQSYRDKCREQLNRSVMKKLGRG
- a CDS encoding PadR family transcriptional regulator, translating into MENNTEMLKGVLEGCVMQIISQGETYGYAITQKLKEQGFTDVVEGTVYTITSRLERQKLLETEKKASEKGPARKFFKLNEAGEKELEAFWTRWDFISDKLSEIRRLQ
- a CDS encoding dihydroorotate oxidase, which encodes MKQETTFANAKFSNPFMNASGVHCMTIEDLKDLEKSDAGAYITKSSTLEKREGNPSPRYVDLELGSINSMGLPNLGFHYYLDYVLEVQENQDSPIFFSIAGMSKEENIEMLKAIQESRFSGITELNLSCPNVPGKPQLAYDFQATEELLEKVFTLFDKPLGVKLPPYFDLVHFDQMAEILNKFPLTYVNSVNSIGNALFIDAEEESVVIKPKEGFGGIGGQYIKPTALANVRAFYTRLKPEIQIIGTGGIETGQDAFEHLLCGATMLQIGTALHKEGPAIFTRISNELQEIMDKKGYKSIDEFRGKLKSL
- a CDS encoding metal ABC transporter ATP-binding protein, encoding MLNIQNLSVEYKGNTALDHISLQVPLGTCTGIIGPNGAGKSTLMKSILEMVPTKSGTVTINDTPVKDLKRKIAYVAQRSEIDLSFPITVFDTVLTGTYPNLKLFQKPRKKEKEKASQALHRLGLDEFKDRQISALSGGQLQRVFIARALAQEADFYFLDEPFVGIDMVSEKIIVKILEELRQAGKTIIIVHHNLHNVKEYFDYLVILNKTLISANYTAESFTNDNLQKAYGDSLGDIVIKESEV
- a CDS encoding metal ABC transporter permease — encoded protein: MNILFSLSDLTGLSVTMLSAFIASILLGIISGILGSFIVLRRLSLMGDALSHAVLPGVAISYMLGINVLIGATLSGILGAILIQFIIKHSNLKTDASIGIILSSFFALGIILITKAESGVDLNHILFGNILAVTPHELLQSFILLLVVVIIVKLFFKELLITSFDPTMSKAYGLNNTFYHYLLMILLTLFTISALSQVGIVLVVAMLIIPASISYLWVNTLPRMIALSSLLGVLFGIIGVLLSFQYDLPTSATIVIVGALTFAFSFFLSPRNEFIRYTQKGN
- a CDS encoding metal ABC transporter substrate-binding protein produces the protein MKLRRLSYVALLASLLLLLTACTSKKETKDSSNKLKVVTTYSIIADIVENVGKEHVDVYSMVPRGTDPHLYDPKPKDTQAVEKADLVFYNGLNLETGKGWFDKLIKNSRKEENSFMVSQGVTPISLSEKGKESEEDPHAWLNIQNGITYAQNIEKELSKKDPQNKDAYQKNLKTYTDKLQKLDTEAKQKIATIPEQDRILVTSEGAFKYFAQQYGLTAEYIWEINTDNQGTPSQMTRINNIVKDKDVKALFVETSVSPKTMESVARQTGVNIYSKIFTDSLADKGQEGDTYYDMLKWNIDHITDGLSGK
- a CDS encoding sensor histidine kinase, with product MSARTSLILAMILPLIGIALYFLISILLWFIIPVMRVDSGLVVRIPNNYTIFNDPLISISMAILFVSLTFLMDFILQEDRNYEQANQEKLRAERFKAELITNMSHDMKTPLTSLISYVDLLKNLPIETPKFKEYTEVLERKSLRLKHLITDLLEASKIGTGNVQLNLEQVDVTEMLGQIAGEFEDDFLEKQLTLILRLADNPCFLNIDSEHFYRVIENVLGNSLKYSLEKTRVFLEVKEKDEQVYIYIKNTSKDPIEIESSELTEQFIRGDRARFQEGHGLGLYISKNLVELMGGQFEVEVTGDLFVAKLTFSNNYKNKAIQEG